GAGCAAAAATTCAGCGAGAAAATGGAGTAAAAGTAGCTGCCAAGTTGATTATTGATTTTCTCAAACAAAAATAATTGAAACTGATTAGCGATCGCCAAACTAGACTACAAAACTTACTGATATAGAAACAACTTTGCCTACTATTTCTTTATGGTTCTAATACTTGTAGATCGCGACAAATTTTGCGCGTCAGAAAACTATTGATCTCACGGTGTCGAGGAATTGCTGAGGATTTTTGCACAGCACGATTCACATAGATTGTATGTCTTCCACCCTCTCTCAATAGCTCACAACCATTTTTTTCCAGATAGCGAATTAAATCTTTGCGTTTGATGCAGCAGAGAAAGTTACTGATTCTCGAATTACTTCTTGTCCCTGAAGTTGCTCTTGTGATAGCAAACGATTAGCTTCCAAAACTAATTCAATAGCTTCTTCTAGATTTGTCCTAGTTTCTTCTAAACTATCTCCCTGAGTATTAGCTCCTGGTAATTCTTCGACCAAACCAATATATCCTTCAGGTACTTTTTGAAAAACTTTGGTTAATTGAAACTGCATAGTTTTAATAGATGATCGCTTAATACTCGTATTTTTTCCATTTTAGTTGACAGAGTAAAGCGATCGCCTTTCCCATTTCTATGTATAAAGATAATAATAAATTAGCAACACTACCATTTAACTTGCGATCGCTCTTTGGCTACTTGGTTATAGACTTCAATTGTTTGTTTGGCTAAATCATCCCAGCTAAAACGCTTGGCTATAGATTTATAAGCATTTTCGACTAAATACCGGGAATGAGCAGGATTGTTTAGCACTTCTAAAATGCCCCAGGTTAGAGAATCAACATCGTTAGCCTGAGTAACGATACCCGTATAGTTATGCTGCACTACTTCTGATAAACCACCAGTATTAGAAACTACCACAGGCACACGAGCAGCGAAGCTTTCTAATGCCACAATGCCAAAAGGTTCGTATAAACTAGGAAACACTGCACAATCAGCAATTGTCTGAAACTTATCTAAATCAGTATCTGACATAAATCCTGTAAAGTAACATTGTTCGGCAATACCTAAGTAATCAGCTTGGTACTTAAGATGGCTAGTATTTCCGCCACCGATAATTACAAATTTTACATTGTTGGCTAATTCTGAAAGTATTTTAGGTGCAGCATTTAGTAATACTGAGATGCCTTTTTCATAGGTCATGCGCCCTACATAATAGACAATTTTTTCTTGATCGTTGGCAAAACGACGACGAAATTTTATTTGCTCAAAATTATGATGCTTTTTTTCAGGGCGAATGCCATTGTAAATTACATCAAGTTTATCTTCAGGAGATTGAAATACCCGCTGAATTTCCTGACGCATATACTGACTACAGACAATGATTCGCCAGGCTTCGTGAGTTAATAGTTTTTCTTTGCCGTAGATGTAATGTTGATTTGCTGTATGGATACCGTTGTAGCGTCCGTATTCTGTGGCGTGGATCGTTGCCACAATTGGAATTTTGAAGTTATTCTTAAGAGCGATCGCCGCATCTCCTACTAACCAATCATGAGCATGGATTAGATCGAAATCGCCATGTTTAGTTAATAACTTTCCCCCAATACAACCCATGCTGTCGTTCATGTTTGCAACCCAATGAAAAAAATCATTGCCGTGGGCAACATGACAACGATACAAATGAATACCTTCAACTATTTCATATCTTGGAGTAGAACTAAATTCTATAGTTATGAGGTGAATTTCGTGTCCTAGCTTAATTACTTCTGGATATAATTCTGCTACATGACGAGCTATTCCCCCGACTATACGAGGAGGGAATTCCCAAGCTAGTACTAAAATCTTCATCTTTTTGCTTCCTCACGCGATCGCATAGTGGATAAAATATAGCTTTATCTAACTTATGTCTTCAAGTCGGCTTTTCAAATTTACTTTAAGTTTCTTTTAATTCTGAAAATATTATTTAATTTTTGTACATAATAATAGTCAATAGATTTATGATTATAGTCTTTATTTTTGAACAAAATATAGTAAAATCGCGGTTTGTTTTTCAGTTCCAGCTAGTTGTTACAGTTATAGGTCAACTTCTATAGAAACGCAAAGTGTTTACCCTAGAAAAACATAACAATAGTCAAAAATAAAAAAAGCACAAAGCAACCTACCTAAAAGAATTTTTTTAAGTAGATTGCTTCAATCTAGTATTGCTCCTATATGCCAACAGCACTATCAAATATTCGATAGATTTTTAATCGGCTAGATTCTGATTAGCATTATCTATGTCTAAACGGCTATCGTCGCGCTCTTCTAACTTTTCTTTTAAACCTAAAGTTTCGCGATCGTCCATCTCTAAGCCAGCTTGCTTACCTAGCTCGTCAACGTCATTCATCTCGTTGATCTCATTGACATCACTAACTTCTGTAATGGGATCTGTCTGAGCAAACTTTTCTGCACCAGTATTCATATTTTCCTCTTTGTGAGAATGTAATTTCTATATACTAACTAAGACTTAAGCAATGATATTGATTTCGCCTTCCTGCCCCCTTCTAAGAGGGCAGATGAGCAAGTCCTACCAACGCTAGATACATAGCAATTAATAAAAATAATTGACTATAAAAAGTTTATCGGTTGGTTAATGACATTAATTGGGAATCTACTGCGTTAACATAAGAATCATCTTCCGCTGCTTTGGGAGATAAATCTCCAGAATCAATACCTGCCTTGATTAGGTCATCAGCAGTTACCTTGCCTGTCTCATAGTCGCTAATCAATACTTGATAGCCATCAATGCCCTGTTTCTCAAAGTCACCTCTGTAGGCAGAACTTACTAAATTAAATGCCTCAGTGCGACGTACATCAGAACCCATCATCATATCGCCAGATTTCATATCGCCAGATTGCATATTGCCAGGCTGCATATCTCCAGATTGGGCATCTTCTAACGTTTCTTCTGAACGGTTAGTTGGTGGTTCAGCACCCTGAGAGTTCTCCATCTCCATCCCGTCGTCTTGATTCATTTGACCTTGTTTCATCTGACCTTGTTTCATTTCCATTGAATCCATGTCAGATTGAGAAGCATCAGTTGGAGATTCAGGTTGAGTTAGGTCATCGTATTTCTCAATTCTAGTATTGTCAGGTTCAGTTGACGTTTGAGCGATCGCTTTAGGAATAGCAAATGCAGTAGAGAATAATAATAATAAGCTACCAATAGTTAGTTTGTTCATTGTTAAAAATGTCCTTAATTTGTCTACTTATTTTTAATAAACTCAATAAATCAATCAAGATGTAAAGAGTTTTGATGGATAATCTTTAAATTATTCGCAACTTTGAGTGATCGTCAAGCTGCTAAATTGTATTTTTCTAAGATCTACTCTAGTAGATAGCAAATAAAAATAATGCTCTTAGCCTCTGCTAAAGGTTACTATCTACCAGAAAATAATCCGAGCAAGAATTGAATTATTGGGCTGTGGCAGATCTGCCTTCTGTCGCGCCTAAAATTGCCTTCCAGCCTGCCAAACCACCCTGCAACTGAGATACGCTTTCAAAGCCAGCTTGACGTAAGTTATCTGCTGCTTCCGCTGCTTCTTGATCTGTATTGCTGTAAATATAAATTTCGCGATTTTTAGGAATATTGTCATTGTCCACGTCTGTAGCTAGCATAGAACCTGTTATGCGCTCATCTAAAAAAGATTCGCGATCGCGCGCATCAATGATAGTTAAACCTGGTTCACCCCATTGAAGGCGTTCTTTGAGAGACTGCGCGCTAGCTTTTGGCGTAGCTTCGGGAGGCGTAGGAATTACTTCGCCTAGCTTCTCCTTGGCATTGGAAATTACTTCTGCTTCTGCTTTTTGTTCAGACATAAATTAATTTTTATTTCTGTAAATTACGGTACTAGTTCTTATTAAGCCAAAAATTCGCCAGAAAACACTCCATCAAAAGCCATAGTTTTTGCAGATGGCTAATTTTTAAAAATAGTACTTTAGATTCATATATTTAAGGTTATTTTTCATTAACGTTTTTACAGAATGTCGAAAATATAAGTTGACGCTCGTATTAGTAATCTACTTAAATTAACGGCATCAGAATTAGCCCTCGCTTTCGTTTTTCGTGCTGCTTCTAACAGCAACTTTGTTACTGGCGCACTCTATGACGTAACAGACAGGCAATTACCCGCATAAACGATTAACAAACTCGCGCATTCCCTCACCTTCATTGGCTTAAGGATGCGGAGTCACTCGTCAACCAACAACTAACAAAACTTATGACTATTTCTGCCGATCAAATTCCCGCTCAATCTCAAGATAACAAACCAGCCCACGAGTCGGAAATGACTCCCAAACCAATATACGATCGCGATAGCTACAAAGGCAGTGATAAACTAAAAGGAAAAGTTGCCCTAATTACTGGTGGCGATAGTGGTATCGGTCGTTCAGTAGCCGTACTCTATGCCAAAGAAGGTGCTGATGTTGCTATTGTTTATCTTGATGAACATGAGGATGCCAAAAAAACTAAAGAATTAGTAGAAGCCGAAGGTCAAAAATGTTTACTAATTCCTGGTGATATTAGTGGCGAACAATTCTGCGCTGAAGCAGTACAAAAAACTGTAGACGAACTAGGCAAGCTAGATATTTTGGTCAACAATGCAGCAGAACAGTACATG
This DNA window, taken from Pleurocapsa sp. FMAR1, encodes the following:
- a CDS encoding type II toxin-antitoxin system HicA family toxin: MKRKDLIRYLEKNGCELLREGGRHTIYVNRAVQKSSAIPRHREINSFLTRKICRDLQVLEP
- a CDS encoding type II toxin-antitoxin system HicB family antitoxin; this encodes MQFQLTKVFQKVPEGYIGLVEELPGANTQGDSLEETRTNLEEAIELVLEANRLLSQEQLQGQEVIRESVTFSAASNAKI
- a CDS encoding glycosyltransferase family 4 protein; the protein is MKILVLAWEFPPRIVGGIARHVAELYPEVIKLGHEIHLITIEFSSTPRYEIVEGIHLYRCHVAHGNDFFHWVANMNDSMGCIGGKLLTKHGDFDLIHAHDWLVGDAAIALKNNFKIPIVATIHATEYGRYNGIHTANQHYIYGKEKLLTHEAWRIIVCSQYMRQEIQRVFQSPEDKLDVIYNGIRPEKKHHNFEQIKFRRRFANDQEKIVYYVGRMTYEKGISVLLNAAPKILSELANNVKFVIIGGGNTSHLKYQADYLGIAEQCYFTGFMSDTDLDKFQTIADCAVFPSLYEPFGIVALESFAARVPVVVSNTGGLSEVVQHNYTGIVTQANDVDSLTWGILEVLNNPAHSRYLVENAYKSIAKRFSWDDLAKQTIEVYNQVAKERSQVKW
- a CDS encoding DUF6335 family protein produces the protein MNTGAEKFAQTDPITEVSDVNEINEMNDVDELGKQAGLEMDDRETLGLKEKLEERDDSRLDIDNANQNLAD
- a CDS encoding rhodanese-like domain-containing protein; this translates as MSEQKAEAEVISNAKEKLGEVIPTPPEATPKASAQSLKERLQWGEPGLTIIDARDRESFLDERITGSMLATDVDNDNIPKNREIYIYSNTDQEAAEAADNLRQAGFESVSQLQGGLAGWKAILGATEGRSATAQ